From the genome of Candidatus Hydrogenedentota bacterium:
CTTCGCAGCCCTCTCCGACGGGGGCGATGGACAGATAATCAATCCCAACCAATTGTACACCTTCGGCCACAATGCGTGCAGCCGCTTCCTGTGACAACGAGGCGAAATTATGATGAAACGCGGTGTCTCCCGCAAACGCGCTGTTCCGTGTCTTTAACAACAACCGTTGAGGGAGGCCTTCTTTGCCCAAATCCCCGGCCAGAATCTCCGAACCGGCCGTCTTGACCTCGAGCACGCGCGCCGGGCCGAAAAAGAGCGTTGTATCCAGGGAGTCCACAGGCGCGCCGGACGGACAGAAGTGGTACGGCGCGTCCACATGGGTCCCGGTATGAGTGGTGAGTAGCAGCCGCGAAACGTTGCTGACGTCTCCGTCCGAAATACGCGATATGGCGGAAATCTCGACCGCTGGGTCGCCGGGCCAGCATGCCATACCCTCAAACAACGGCCTGGACACGTCCACCCACCGTCTCGAGGAAGTGACGCGGACTTCCCTTGGCAATAGATTTCCTCCTGCTGCAGGCCTTTGCGTAAGTGATTGGATTATACACTACTTCAACGGGAAAGGCCGAATCGGAATGCGCCAGGATTATCGGCCCCCGGGCTGCGAGGGCGGAAGGCAATAATGGTGCGCGGACGTGTCCACCCGCGGGGTGATTAAGGGGCCGGTATGAAAACCGGCCCTCCGTTGGGTACGGACAGCCCGGCGCTGTGGCGGGGTTTCCTGGCCATGCTGCAGGGGGCCGGGGAGTGGGGGCAGCCTTTATGGGACCGGCCCCTTCGCCGGTCGTGTCAATTTGGTTCCCGGTTCATTTCGGGGCAGGCGGGTTTTCAGATGTGAACCAGATTGGACTTGACCATGCGATTTCTCCGTCGTTGCGGGTGACGCGGACGTAATACCAGACGGGCACGGCGGGCAGGGAGTCTGAATCGGTCCATTCGATGGTTTGTTCGGGTCCGTTTCCGGGGGCGGTGTGGACGGGCTCGTTGTTGCGCAGGATCGTTGTCTCCTGGATCTGGCCCGGGGTGACAATCTCGGCGTGTATTGTGAGGGAGGACGGTTTGCCGCTTTCGACAACCTCTCCCATGACGTGGTCCCCGGCCGTTACGAAGAGGGAGAACTGTCCGTCCGTGGTCGCGAAGGTGCGGCGCGCCTTAATGCCTTCGAAAATGGCTTCACGGGTGAGGGCCTCGGCCCACACGCCGGTTTTGCCGTATCCGCCGCCGTGGTCCGGGCTGGCAACCACGCCTGCAACGATTCCGCGGCTCCAGGCGTCCTGCAGGAAGTGGCCGGGAGTGGTAAACGATTTGACGGCCTGGCGGGGGCATCCAACCGCCTCGTAAGAACCACGGTGCTGCCAGATCTCGGCTACGGGCTCGAGTTCGGGGTCGTGCCAGTTCCAATACACCGGGCAGTTCATCGTGTCCGCGAGTTGGTGGGGGATGACGATGCTGGACTTGGGGTCCAGGCGCCGCCAGAGCGATTCAACAGTGGCGTCTTTCGTGGCCGTGAAGAATTCGGGAAAACAGGGGTCGACATGGATGATGTTTCGGTGGCCGAGACCCGATTCGGGGGGGCCGATGTCTTTGGTCCACTCTTGGCCCAGAAACGTCACGAAAACCTCGGGGTCGTTGTAGGCGCGGACGAGTTCTGCCGTTGTGACCCAGCGAAAAGGGTCCAAGTTGAAATCGTGGTCGGTGATGGCGGCGAAGTCGAGGCCCTCCATATCTTTCTGCAGGGCCAGCAGGTCGGCTGTCCGGGGGCTCATCTTGCGCAGGCAGACAGAGAGGTCCGAATGTTCGTGCAGGTCGCCGAGGCAAAGCTTGAAGGCACGGTTGCCAACGGTTCTGGCTGGGCGGGAGGGCAAGGGAGCGTTTCTCGCGAGGCGGGCCGTCAGGGCGAAGCCGGTATCCGGAAGGGCAAGAGGCTCGGTCTCCAGTTGCACCGGGGAAACGGGGGTAGCGAGCGGGATGGTTACCACGCTCACGCAGGCGAAATGCGCATCCTCCTGCGGCGTTTCGGACCGGGTGAACGTCATGTCCTCACAGGCTATCGCCGCCCAACACTGGCCTTGTGCAAAGGCAAAAGGAACGGGCGTAGAGAACGACGCGGAATCATCGAGCAGCCGGGTACTTTCCCATTCGTTGCCCGCGTACTGAGCGAGAATGGGTTCCCATCCGTCCGACCACCGCCTGCAGCTCACCCAGAGGTTGTTGTGCCCGTCGATGGCAATGGCGGGGGCGCGCACGCTGCCCGTTGACGCAAGGACGCTTTGGTTCCAGCCCAGCGGCATCTCGAGGGTTCCGTTTGCGTACCTGGCGACCACAATCTGCTCGTTCTCGAGCCAGTGTACGCGGTATTCCTTGAACGTACATGCTTCCCAGGCAAGCCAGACGTCGTTGCCGTGCGCAAGCGCCTGCGCGTGGCGTTCGAGACGCGGATCGAAGGTGATGCGGATTTCTGGTCCCCATGCGCCATTCTGGAACCACGCGCCATAGAGATCCCAGCCCGGGCGGTCGATGTCTCGCCTGAAGGAGTCCCACACAGCGAACACGCGTCCATCGGACAGCGCGCAAACGCTTGGCGAGCGCGAATTGTGGGTGGGAGAGGATATCGAGACGGGGGGGGCGGCGCCGTCAGCGTCTACGCAGGATGCGCGTATCACCCGGCAGGAACCCT
Proteins encoded in this window:
- a CDS encoding cyclase family protein is translated as MSRPLFEGMACWPGDPAVEISAISRISDGDVSNVSRLLLTTHTGTHVDAPYHFCPSGAPVDSLDTTLFFGPARVLEVKTAGSEILAGDLGKEGLPQRLLLKTRNSAFAGDTAFHHNFASLSQEAAARIVAEGVQLVGIDYLSIAPVGEGCEVVHRILLEAAVLVVEGLELGAVGAGECEFIVLPLAVRNGDGAPCRAFVGLEA
- a CDS encoding DUF3604 domain-containing protein; this encodes MASVLVAALLMCMVGLCCENGVRSGVRRIADLPSAPESVSKTVFRCGFETAEKLPAFAEKYLFPGEAFTGQGCLKATFKGPEETIALPLSLATKTNLRLSFAFRARGAGSVAASAKVRFADGYSEDVPMGHLSREWSLLERSVLVHGAEATELVLRFQNGNGGTESTAWIDDIEVEAHTLPPFSSDSMETAPAMAFDARGALWLATLARSSDGSEIRLWKCSETGADMVWSYRPAGVTAFGRPAMAPSARGMFLTFAAERNGIWQIHYASFPEDFTGHEDVAVQSPLGCEGILPNIVSVEKGALLVWEGLEGSCRVIRASCVDADGAAPPVSISSPTHNSRSPSVCALSDGRVFAVWDSFRRDIDRPGWDLYGAWFQNGAWGPEIRITFDPRLERHAQALAHGNDVWLAWEACTFKEYRVHWLENEQIVVARYANGTLEMPLGWNQSVLASTGSVRAPAIAIDGHNNLWVSCRRWSDGWEPILAQYAGNEWESTRLLDDSASFSTPVPFAFAQGQCWAAIACEDMTFTRSETPQEDAHFACVSVVTIPLATPVSPVQLETEPLALPDTGFALTARLARNAPLPSRPARTVGNRAFKLCLGDLHEHSDLSVCLRKMSPRTADLLALQKDMEGLDFAAITDHDFNLDPFRWVTTAELVRAYNDPEVFVTFLGQEWTKDIGPPESGLGHRNIIHVDPCFPEFFTATKDATVESLWRRLDPKSSIVIPHQLADTMNCPVYWNWHDPELEPVAEIWQHRGSYEAVGCPRQAVKSFTTPGHFLQDAWSRGIVAGVVASPDHGGGYGKTGVWAEALTREAIFEGIKARRTFATTDGQFSLFVTAGDHVMGEVVESGKPSSLTIHAEIVTPGQIQETTILRNNEPVHTAPGNGPEQTIEWTDSDSLPAVPVWYYVRVTRNDGEIAWSSPIWFTSENPPAPK